One Candidatus Cloacimonadota bacterium genomic region harbors:
- the pdxA gene encoding 4-hydroxythreonine-4-phosphate dehydrogenase PdxA, protein MPPIIGITIGDPAGIGPEIIEKALNNNKLACKVVLYGALPKSDLRNSIPQISHSKDILNSNASALWFPLMQETKFIPGFPSRESGQAAYEALKRAGKDAVKNIIDAIVTAPISKHYIQLSHQEFIGHTEFFAQQSHCQDVVMSFFSNKINVALLTTHYRLADISKSLSIGLVRSKISIINTALKDYFHIEKPKLALLGLNPHTGEEGAFGNEEIEIFLPAIEQLRSEGIEISDPYPADTFFAGKYQDFDMVICAYHDQALIPFKMLSFDSGVNVTLGLPFIRTSVDHGTAFDIAGKNVASDKSLVHAIRLAEKMVS, encoded by the coding sequence ATGCCGCCAATAATCGGTATTACGATTGGTGATCCTGCAGGGATCGGTCCCGAAATCATTGAAAAAGCCTTAAACAACAATAAGCTTGCTTGTAAGGTTGTCTTGTATGGCGCTCTTCCCAAGTCAGACCTTCGGAATAGTATTCCTCAAATCTCACATTCAAAAGACATCTTGAATTCAAATGCTTCGGCCCTATGGTTCCCCCTCATGCAAGAAACGAAATTTATACCTGGTTTTCCATCACGAGAAAGCGGACAGGCAGCGTATGAAGCTCTTAAAAGAGCAGGTAAAGATGCAGTCAAAAATATAATTGATGCGATCGTGACAGCACCGATCAGCAAGCATTATATCCAACTCTCCCACCAAGAATTTATAGGTCATACAGAATTCTTTGCACAACAATCACATTGCCAGGATGTCGTAATGAGTTTTTTTAGTAACAAAATAAATGTTGCATTGCTGACAACTCATTATCGACTTGCAGATATATCAAAGTCTCTTTCTATAGGTTTGGTAAGAAGTAAGATTTCAATTATTAATACTGCACTCAAAGATTATTTCCACATCGAAAAGCCAAAATTAGCTCTACTTGGACTTAATCCTCATACAGGAGAGGAGGGTGCTTTTGGAAATGAGGAAATAGAGATATTTTTACCTGCGATTGAGCAGTTACGCAGCGAAGGTATTGAGATCAGTGATCCATATCCTGCAGATACATTTTTTGCAGGGAAATATCAAGATTTTGATATGGTTATTTGTGCTTATCACGATCAGGCATTGATCCCTTTCAAAATGTTGTCTTTTGACTCTGGTGTTAATGTAACGCTTGGTCTTCCGTTTATTCGAACATCGGTAGATCATGGTACTGCATTTGATATTGCAGGTAAGAATGTTGCTTCAGATAAAAGCCTTGTCCACGCTATCCGTCTTGCTGAAAAAATGGTCTCATGA
- a CDS encoding PHP domain-containing protein, with protein MKKIDLHIHSNFSDGTKHPRDIIKETKEQGFDVISITDHDTLDGYQVGKRFARRMNIELVPGVEISSYFQSFDVHILAYFVDVHNRQLVNMLKYLQKGRILRAQKILDKLDEYGIRLKLKDVFEHVENKKVVGRPHIATAMAEKEYTTYEEAFWHYIGNDRPAYVRKPTFPPEEVIKIIKEAGGIAILAHPGVIKNDFIIADLVDFGLDGLEVFYPLHSQYQRQNYIELAERYGLLMTGGSDYHGFARKNEEYGQALLKENYFNQILDYRKTKHAH; from the coding sequence ATGAAAAAAATTGATCTACATATACACTCAAATTTTTCTGACGGCACGAAGCATCCACGAGATATTATTAAAGAAACAAAAGAGCAGGGATTCGATGTAATCTCCATAACCGACCATGATACTTTGGACGGGTATCAGGTTGGTAAAAGATTTGCACGGCGAATGAATATCGAACTTGTCCCGGGAGTTGAAATAAGCAGTTATTTCCAATCTTTTGATGTGCACATTCTGGCCTATTTTGTCGATGTGCATAACCGGCAACTCGTCAATATGTTGAAGTATTTACAAAAGGGACGTATTCTTCGGGCGCAGAAGATACTCGATAAATTAGATGAATACGGGATCAGGTTGAAACTTAAAGATGTTTTCGAGCACGTTGAAAACAAAAAAGTCGTGGGACGTCCTCATATTGCAACTGCAATGGCTGAAAAAGAATATACAACCTATGAAGAAGCATTCTGGCATTACATCGGCAATGACAGACCTGCGTATGTGCGAAAACCGACCTTCCCGCCAGAAGAAGTTATCAAGATCATCAAAGAAGCTGGCGGTATTGCAATTTTGGCTCATCCCGGCGTAATAAAAAATGATTTTATTATTGCGGACCTTGTCGATTTCGGTCTTGACGGTCTCGAGGTTTTTTATCCTCTTCACAGCCAATATCAACGACAAAATTATATTGAACTGGCTGAACGCTATGGGCTTCTGATGACAGGTGGTTCGGATTATCATGGTTTTGCACGCAAAAACGAAGAATATGGACAAGCTCTTCTTAAAGAAAATTATTTTAACCAAATATTAGATTACAGGAAAACAAAACATGCCCATTAA
- a CDS encoding MBL fold metallo-hydrolase, producing MPIKRLILLKEFETNTYLIWDKEEGVGVVIDPANNAEEIAKEAKRLGFEIKYIINTHGHADHILANSQLKKLTDATLCIHEEDNEKLSNPDLNLSAFIGYPMTTTKADQLLKDGDIIKIGNISLKVLHTPGHSKGGICLVGDGFVFSGDTLFFESIGRYDFPDSNGDQLRKSIQEKLFTLPDSTKVYTGHGGPTTIGHEKLHNPFFF from the coding sequence ATGCCCATTAAACGACTGATCCTCCTCAAAGAATTCGAAACGAACACGTATCTCATCTGGGATAAAGAAGAGGGGGTTGGAGTAGTTATCGATCCTGCTAACAATGCAGAGGAAATTGCAAAGGAAGCAAAAAGATTGGGTTTTGAGATCAAATACATCATAAATACACACGGGCATGCTGATCATATCCTGGCGAACTCACAACTGAAAAAACTAACCGATGCTACACTGTGCATTCATGAAGAGGATAATGAAAAATTAAGTAATCCTGATCTTAACCTGAGTGCCTTTATTGGCTATCCGATGACAACCACAAAAGCAGATCAGCTTCTTAAGGATGGAGATATCATCAAAATCGGCAATATTTCCTTAAAGGTTCTTCATACACCAGGTCACTCCAAGGGCGGAATATGCTTAGTTGGGGACGGATTTGTATTCAGTGGAGATACCCTATTTTTTGAAAGTATCGGTCGGTATGATTTCCCTGACAGCAACGGAGATCAGCTCAGGAAAAGTATACAAGAGAAACTGTTCACACTTCCAGATTCAACAAAAGTATATACAGGCCACGGTGGACCGACAACAATTGGTCACGAAAAATTACATAATCCATTCTTCTTTTAA
- a CDS encoding ribonuclease HII, with protein sequence MRSEYKDFQGFEKIVGIDEAGRGPIAGPVVVASVVLPQDCRIKELNDSKKLSAKKRNILFAKITYNALHYEYVVIDHKIIDQINILQATFKGMNELIMPFRNQPYLILIDGPYLPHQEFDEKYNAMLKSIVKGDNIYHCIAAASIVAKVVRDRIMDAYHRDFIQYDFIHNKGYPTKKHKEAIAAHGISPIHRTTFSPVKEYLEKINL encoded by the coding sequence ATGAGGTCAGAATATAAGGATTTTCAAGGATTTGAGAAAATAGTCGGTATCGATGAAGCCGGTAGAGGACCAATTGCCGGACCGGTCGTTGTTGCATCAGTTGTTTTACCCCAAGATTGTCGTATAAAGGAGTTGAATGATTCAAAAAAACTGAGTGCCAAAAAGCGTAATATCTTATTTGCTAAGATTACATACAATGCTCTTCATTACGAATATGTAGTAATTGATCACAAAATAATCGATCAGATTAATATCCTCCAGGCAACGTTTAAAGGAATGAATGAACTTATAATGCCTTTCAGAAATCAACCGTACTTAATTCTCATCGATGGACCATATCTTCCACACCAGGAGTTTGATGAGAAGTACAATGCGATGTTAAAATCGATTGTTAAAGGAGACAACATTTATCACTGTATCGCAGCTGCATCCATAGTAGCAAAGGTAGTGCGTGACAGGATAATGGATGCTTATCATCGTGATTTTATACAATACGATTTTATTCATAACAAAGGTTATCCGACAAAAAAGCATAAAGAAGCAATTGCTGCACATGGGATCAGTCCCATACATAGAACAACTTTTTCTCCAGTGAAAGAATATCTTGAGAAGATAAATTTATAG
- a CDS encoding NAD(P)/FAD-dependent oxidoreductase codes for MTRVAVIGGGPAGMMAACRAAECGADVTLLEKKNKLGLKLSLTGKGRCNITNTETEIMTFVEKYGENGKFLINTFNRFYNKDLMEFLQKHGLVLKELSGGRIYPDSDNSWDVVDVFVEYLKDLGVHIEYNSAAKELLHYQHAAGGVVHEKGTLLCDAIIIATGGKSYPQTGSSGDGYQFARVTGHKVTDLYPGLVPFNLQDIDPQLDGLKLKNVEVSVTNDDHLLASTFGEFFFTEWGADGSAILRLSSMVKEEVQEDYLTLHVDVKPALDEQKVHERILREIQNNGKLTYLRMLKELLPEQLVPYFILRTGIPEDIHIATINKQHRETIVRNLKNLTFTITGTRPMEEAIITSGGVALSEVDPGTMESKKIKNLYFAGEVLDIDGDTGGYNLQAAFSTGYIAGENAAKEQEHNEKN; via the coding sequence ATGACAAGAGTTGCAGTAATCGGCGGTGGTCCTGCCGGTATGATGGCAGCATGCAGAGCTGCTGAATGCGGAGCAGACGTCACGCTTCTTGAAAAAAAGAACAAACTCGGTTTGAAACTCTCCCTCACCGGCAAGGGGCGATGTAATATTACCAATACGGAAACGGAAATAATGACATTCGTCGAGAAGTATGGTGAGAATGGCAAATTTCTCATCAATACTTTCAATCGCTTCTACAATAAAGATTTGATGGAATTTCTGCAGAAACACGGTCTTGTTTTGAAAGAACTGTCCGGAGGACGTATCTATCCCGATTCTGACAATTCGTGGGATGTCGTGGATGTTTTTGTTGAGTATCTCAAGGATTTGGGCGTACATATTGAATATAATTCCGCTGCCAAAGAGCTGCTTCATTATCAACATGCGGCAGGTGGGGTTGTTCATGAGAAGGGCACGTTGCTTTGTGATGCTATCATCATTGCAACTGGCGGGAAGTCCTATCCGCAAACCGGTTCTTCGGGAGATGGATATCAATTTGCGCGCGTAACCGGTCATAAAGTAACTGATTTATATCCCGGTCTTGTACCTTTTAATCTTCAAGATATTGATCCGCAACTTGATGGTCTCAAGCTGAAAAATGTAGAAGTTTCAGTGACAAATGATGATCATCTTCTTGCAAGTACTTTCGGAGAGTTTTTCTTTACGGAATGGGGTGCAGACGGCTCAGCGATCCTGAGATTAAGCAGCATGGTCAAAGAAGAAGTTCAGGAAGACTATCTAACCTTACATGTCGACGTGAAACCGGCTCTTGACGAGCAGAAGGTGCATGAAAGGATATTACGAGAAATTCAAAATAATGGAAAATTAACATATTTGAGAATGCTGAAAGAACTGCTCCCGGAACAGCTGGTTCCCTATTTTATTTTAAGAACAGGCATACCGGAAGACATTCATATAGCAACTATTAATAAACAACATAGAGAAACCATTGTACGGAATCTAAAGAATCTTACCTTCACGATCACAGGTACGAGACCTATGGAAGAGGCGATCATAACCTCAGGCGGGGTGGCACTATCAGAAGTTGACCCTGGTACGATGGAATCAAAGAAGATCAAAAATCTGTATTTTGCAGGAGAAGTGTTGGATATCGATGGTGATACCGGGGGATACAATCTGCAAGCAGCTTTTTCAACAGGATATATCGCAGGGGAAAATGCGGCAAAGGAACAAGAGCATAATGAAAAAAATTGA
- a CDS encoding SurA N-terminal domain-containing protein, whose amino-acid sequence MKKIFFVIILLLLLPLIVYSQSNIVAEVAGEPITWLELQNRYEMVWQEYLRDPSRYSEVSQKTIHEDLKDIALEQIITEYLFEIYAHENNIFINEEELETMFKQIYADNDLFLTNGMFDELKFQRFKLQYSERYHEIIDRIRDDVLDDKIKEIIKEQFYLNDKELYDAYVRDNSRIQLKYLIIPDSLMPTSFPSSPAYVKEFHKDHKYSYQSPDKVRLGIIYIQDDDFFPTSKPYYKYVPAYRRDAHAQARIYAEQLADLLNSGYEENSPFFKAHHVFETGYLEKGDRIGKLDNSKEIIKKGLKLRTGRYYSNPIEQKNGWIIFKTIGKKGGGIADFEDAALPIWKDYISVGRDYYFDCETENYYNNNIKHELLFEVDVSYVTLDAEDLEIDIHFSEDSLWNYYEYNLDEFITVRDTMPFEKVREDIIEELTKKERKRKADSTITHIKQMVFNHDFLLGYPEAKIKLFQKYIENMPYFHDPYPLIQDTIFTTPVDSMFTAKKGTRHVIGLVNDRRLVLSKEKKDLKEQVGNLLENRWDTDWQEGFQEFYSQNKNAYFEPNLYRFSYIFIPIDTSIVIIDSSKARGYFEENKDKFIRSRRVKLQSIFVPESPMFNKRIQDIQDALNDDVAFDIISDMYYKPHPFVEKNDTFININDLDEIIFRCVDTLGLEAVSSQIYTADGCFFIKLIDIESGLENKFENRKSQVLYEMKLPMADSTANWKAQTLFDNIYSNRDMLFKTHHDDTFYTDYMSLDDEYTVIDSMITFPKRDYEELNGLRIGSKFPKIFTVEGGYAILFLEDKVTGKKIEGYDAYTKAREEFLSKLQYDEGKIFTEYLTIELMNRQKGYLTYIFGGLQETQLISYDDVISSLPGSNIIVRSAFAKEPYTYSHPIRFTDYGWGFYYVTKKEVETPQNFASVKNQYRQEYVEKKFKSWIDNYKLQKQVKIFVQ is encoded by the coding sequence ATGAAAAAGATATTTTTTGTTATCATATTATTATTGCTCCTACCACTGATAGTATATTCTCAATCCAATATTGTAGCAGAAGTTGCCGGAGAACCCATCACATGGCTGGAACTTCAAAACAGGTATGAGATGGTATGGCAGGAATATCTCCGTGATCCCAGTCGATATTCGGAAGTGTCACAAAAGACAATTCATGAAGACCTGAAGGATATTGCACTCGAACAAATCATAACAGAATATCTCTTTGAAATATATGCCCACGAGAACAATATTTTTATCAATGAAGAAGAGCTGGAAACTATGTTTAAGCAGATCTATGCGGATAACGACCTTTTCCTGACGAATGGCATGTTTGACGAGTTGAAATTTCAGCGATTCAAACTTCAGTATTCGGAGCGGTATCATGAGATCATAGATCGAATCCGTGACGATGTTCTCGATGATAAGATAAAAGAAATTATCAAAGAGCAGTTCTATCTTAATGATAAAGAACTGTATGATGCATACGTGCGGGATAATTCCAGGATACAGCTGAAGTATCTTATTATTCCGGACAGCTTGATGCCAACCTCATTTCCGTCAAGCCCTGCATATGTAAAAGAGTTTCACAAGGATCATAAATATTCCTACCAATCACCGGATAAGGTTCGTTTGGGAATAATCTATATTCAAGATGACGACTTCTTTCCAACATCAAAACCATATTACAAATATGTACCTGCTTATCGCAGAGACGCTCATGCCCAAGCGCGTATCTATGCAGAACAGCTTGCAGACCTACTCAATTCCGGTTATGAAGAGAATAGTCCGTTTTTCAAAGCTCATCATGTATTTGAAACCGGATATCTTGAGAAAGGTGATCGGATTGGTAAACTCGACAACAGCAAGGAAATTATCAAAAAGGGACTTAAACTCAGAACGGGAAGGTATTATTCAAATCCGATCGAACAGAAGAACGGATGGATTATCTTTAAAACAATTGGCAAGAAAGGTGGGGGAATAGCTGATTTTGAAGATGCTGCACTGCCTATTTGGAAGGATTATATCTCGGTTGGCAGGGATTACTATTTCGATTGTGAAACTGAAAATTATTACAATAATAATATTAAACATGAACTGCTTTTTGAAGTTGATGTTAGCTATGTAACACTCGATGCTGAGGATCTGGAAATTGATATTCATTTCAGCGAAGACTCCTTGTGGAATTATTATGAATATAATCTCGATGAATTCATAACCGTTCGCGATACAATGCCCTTCGAGAAGGTGCGCGAGGATATCATTGAAGAGCTTACCAAGAAAGAAAGGAAACGAAAAGCCGATTCGACTATCACGCATATCAAGCAGATGGTTTTCAATCATGATTTCCTGCTCGGATATCCTGAAGCAAAGATAAAATTATTCCAGAAATATATTGAGAATATGCCGTATTTTCATGATCCCTATCCACTGATCCAGGACACAATATTTACAACACCTGTTGATTCCATGTTCACTGCAAAAAAGGGAACCCGGCATGTGATCGGGCTTGTGAACGACAGAAGACTTGTACTTTCAAAAGAAAAGAAAGATCTGAAAGAGCAGGTGGGTAATCTCCTTGAAAATAGATGGGATACCGATTGGCAGGAAGGTTTTCAGGAATTTTATTCTCAGAATAAAAATGCATATTTCGAGCCAAATCTTTATCGTTTTTCGTATATATTTATACCGATTGATACATCCATAGTCATTATTGATTCTTCAAAAGCCAGGGGTTATTTTGAGGAAAATAAGGATAAATTCATTCGCTCCCGGAGGGTGAAACTACAATCGATCTTCGTGCCGGAGAGCCCAATGTTCAACAAGCGGATACAGGATATTCAGGACGCACTTAACGACGATGTAGCGTTCGATATAATTTCAGATATGTATTATAAACCACATCCGTTTGTTGAGAAGAATGATACTTTTATCAATATAAATGATCTTGATGAGATAATCTTCCGGTGTGTTGATACACTTGGATTGGAAGCGGTTTCATCGCAAATATATACTGCCGATGGATGCTTCTTTATTAAACTCATTGATATCGAGAGTGGTCTTGAAAATAAGTTTGAGAACAGAAAATCACAAGTGCTCTACGAGATGAAGCTTCCTATGGCAGACAGCACAGCAAACTGGAAAGCTCAAACTCTTTTTGATAATATCTATTCCAATAGAGATATGCTGTTTAAAACCCATCATGATGATACCTTTTATACTGATTATATGTCGCTTGATGATGAATACACAGTGATTGACAGCATGATAACATTTCCTAAAAGAGATTATGAAGAACTCAATGGACTCAGGATTGGAAGCAAGTTTCCGAAGATCTTTACTGTCGAAGGCGGGTATGCGATTTTGTTTCTTGAAGATAAAGTCACTGGTAAGAAGATAGAGGGATATGATGCCTATACAAAAGCCCGAGAGGAATTCCTTTCAAAATTGCAATATGATGAAGGGAAGATTTTTACCGAATATCTAACAATCGAGCTCATGAACAGGCAAAAAGGATATCTAACATATATATTTGGTGGGCTTCAAGAAACCCAGCTCATCAGTTATGATGATGTGATCAGCAGCCTGCCTGGGAGTAATATCATTGTGAGAAGCGCATTTGCAAAAGAACCCTATACATACAGCCACCCCATAAGATTTACTGATTATGGTTGGGGCTTTTATTATGTGACGAAAAAGGAAGTTGAAACCCCTCAAAATTTTGCTTCAGTAAAAAACCAGTATCGCCAGGAATATGTTGAGAAGAAATTTAAAAGCTGGATTGATAATTATAAACTTCAGAAACAGGTAAAGATATTTGTACAATAA
- a CDS encoding glycine--tRNA ligase subunit alpha has protein sequence MNKALTFQQIIFHLQQYWDSIGCIIRQPYDVEMGAGTFHPATFFGSLSNKDERVAYTQPSRRPKDGRYGDNPNRLQHYYQFQVIIKPSPDDIQDLYLKSLEAIGTPIREHDVRFVEDDWESPTLGAAGLGWEVWLDGMEISQFTYFQQIAGYELKSVPVELTYGLERIAMYIQQVDHFKDIMWNDTMTYGDVYMKSEKEFCEFNFKTANVDMLFGEFDRYEKEIYGQIEMGLVFPAYDYVLKCSHTFNLLDARGAISVSERALYIKRIRNLARACATAFIESQKNQT, from the coding sequence ATGAATAAAGCGTTAACCTTTCAGCAGATCATCTTTCATCTGCAACAGTACTGGGATTCTATAGGCTGTATTATACGTCAGCCTTATGATGTGGAGATGGGAGCGGGAACGTTTCATCCTGCAACCTTTTTCGGATCGCTTTCTAACAAAGATGAACGAGTTGCATACACACAACCTTCGAGACGTCCCAAAGATGGTCGTTATGGAGACAATCCGAACAGACTACAGCATTATTACCAGTTCCAGGTGATCATCAAACCGTCGCCGGACGATATTCAGGACCTTTACCTCAAGAGTCTTGAAGCAATCGGAACTCCTATACGTGAACACGATGTCCGGTTTGTCGAAGATGATTGGGAATCACCAACACTTGGTGCAGCTGGACTTGGTTGGGAAGTGTGGCTTGATGGTATGGAAATCTCCCAATTCACCTATTTCCAGCAGATAGCAGGTTATGAATTGAAATCTGTGCCTGTAGAGCTTACTTACGGTTTGGAACGTATCGCTATGTATATTCAACAGGTTGATCATTTTAAAGATATTATGTGGAATGATACTATGACCTATGGCGACGTTTATATGAAAAGTGAAAAGGAGTTCTGCGAGTTCAATTTCAAGACAGCGAATGTTGACATGCTTTTTGGTGAATTTGACCGCTATGAAAAAGAGATCTATGGTCAGATAGAGATGGGCTTGGTATTCCCAGCGTATGATTATGTGCTCAAGTGCTCGCATACGTTTAACCTACTCGATGCGCGCGGAGCTATCAGCGTGTCCGAAAGAGCATTATACATAAAACGCATCAGGAACCTTGCCCGTGCATGCGCCACAGCATTTATCGAATCCCAGAAGAACCAAACATAA
- the guaA gene encoding glutamine-hydrolyzing GMP synthase translates to MIIILDFGSQYTYLILKSVQQLNLSCKVVHFEISLTEIKEINPQAIILSGSPYSVLDDDAPFCDPAIFELGIPILGICYGMQLLCHLMDGQVGHSLKKEFGYVELIINERHELFKGLETGDVVWMSHSDKIERVPAGFITYSSTINTPFVAMEDKTRNIFAVQFHPEVSHTEKGLYIFKNFLLNICGLKPNWTPSSFIEKKSKEIKDMVGDANVVLGLSGGVDSSVTAILLHKVIDDQLIPIIVDTGLMRKNEVFEIREIFENIGLHLIVVNAKNIFMKELKGIVDPEKKRKIIGRLFIEIFQEEASKFDNVQFLAQGTLYPDVIESSSSSENGPSVTIKSHHNVGGLPESLNLTLIEPLRELFKYEVRVVGKELGLPDEILFRHPFPGPGLAVRIIGDITEDKVQQLQEIDYIFIEELKANYCYDRIWQAFAVLLPIQTVGVMGDGRTYEYVCALRAVNSLDGMTADWAKIPYQILRKISNRIINEVQGINRVVYDISSKPPSTIEWE, encoded by the coding sequence ATGATAATAATTTTAGATTTCGGCTCACAATATACTTATTTGATCCTCAAGTCGGTTCAGCAGCTGAACCTTTCATGTAAGGTTGTTCATTTTGAAATTTCGCTAACTGAGATCAAAGAGATCAATCCTCAGGCGATAATACTCTCCGGTAGCCCCTATAGTGTTCTTGATGATGATGCACCCTTTTGCGACCCAGCGATATTTGAACTTGGCATCCCGATCCTTGGCATCTGTTATGGTATGCAGCTCCTATGTCATCTCATGGACGGGCAGGTCGGGCATTCCCTAAAAAAAGAGTTCGGATATGTTGAGTTGATCATCAATGAAAGGCATGAACTTTTTAAAGGACTGGAAACAGGAGATGTTGTCTGGATGAGCCATTCTGACAAGATCGAGAGAGTACCTGCTGGATTTATTACGTATTCAAGCACAATCAATACTCCTTTTGTTGCCATGGAAGACAAAACAAGAAATATTTTTGCAGTCCAATTCCATCCTGAAGTGTCGCATACCGAGAAAGGATTATATATCTTCAAGAATTTTCTCCTGAATATTTGCGGACTAAAACCGAACTGGACACCAAGTTCGTTCATTGAAAAGAAATCCAAAGAGATTAAGGACATGGTCGGTGATGCGAATGTCGTTCTGGGACTAAGTGGAGGTGTGGACTCATCTGTTACAGCGATATTGCTTCATAAGGTTATTGACGATCAGCTCATACCAATTATTGTCGATACAGGCTTAATGAGAAAGAATGAAGTTTTTGAGATTCGGGAAATCTTTGAAAACATTGGTCTTCATCTCATTGTCGTGAACGCAAAAAATATTTTCATGAAGGAATTAAAAGGGATCGTTGATCCTGAGAAGAAGAGGAAAATCATTGGACGGCTTTTTATTGAAATATTCCAGGAAGAAGCTTCAAAGTTTGATAATGTTCAATTTCTTGCACAGGGCACGCTCTATCCCGATGTGATCGAAAGTTCCTCCAGCAGTGAGAACGGACCATCTGTCACTATCAAATCTCATCATAATGTTGGTGGATTACCTGAATCATTAAATCTAACATTAATTGAACCTCTTCGAGAATTGTTCAAATATGAAGTTCGGGTAGTGGGCAAAGAGCTTGGCTTGCCTGATGAAATACTGTTCAGGCATCCGTTTCCAGGTCCGGGACTCGCAGTTCGAATCATTGGAGATATTACAGAAGATAAAGTACAACAGCTTCAGGAAATCGATTATATCTTTATCGAGGAGCTAAAGGCAAATTACTGCTATGATCGTATATGGCAAGCATTCGCAGTCCTCCTTCCCATACAAACCGTCGGTGTTATGGGAGACGGCAGGACGTATGAATACGTCTGCGCACTTCGTGCTGTGAACAGCCTGGATGGTATGACTGCTGACTGGGCAAAAATTCCATATCAAATCTTACGGAAAATATCAAACAGGATCATAAACGAAGTGCAGGGCATAAATAGAGTGGTATATGATATCAGTTCAAAACCTCCAAGTACAATTGAATGGGAATAA